A portion of the Bactrocera neohumeralis isolate Rockhampton chromosome 2, APGP_CSIRO_Bneo_wtdbg2-racon-allhic-juicebox.fasta_v2, whole genome shotgun sequence genome contains these proteins:
- the LOC126756711 gene encoding head-specific guanylate cyclase produces the protein MACPFFRRSDSLARQPSVCAETSNNTWQLEDEEQSGDALTLTHLQMAIQLLTAPSNSDLNTAVTSLIAKYSQSWPKISKLRIDLDTLKSVPNYDYLADIQDILLEMDESSASEILVLLGEELITSCCTGIIERAFRCLGTDLQEFLGSLDGVYDVLKLQEEDVTDTGFVCAGDGELIFTSERPVIAWLLLGSLKALTRMLYNVQVNIKIEPVEGDSRRYRYLFSLVKEYTGSTVPLQRSSVEMVKPTVLPAQRNNSSKAADLAMNSNTFCKAFPWHFIMNEKLELLQMGRGFSKLYKPHITEHGCQATTYFDFKRPKGLTMKFRDIARRTYTPFLIALKSPPNISEFPAKGLEIKGQMVHCPESNSLLFMGSPFLDGLDGLTCNGLFISDIPLHDATREVILVGEQARAQDGLRRRMDKLKSSIEEANAAVAKERKKNVSLLHLIFPAEIAERLWLGASIDAKTYPDVTILFSDIVGFTSICSRATPFMVISMLESLYKDFDEFCDLFDVYKVETIGDAYCVASGLHRASIYDAHKVAWMALKMIVACAKHITHDDQEIQMRIGLHTGTVLAGVVGRKMPRYCLFGHNVTIANKFESGSEACKINVSPTTKDWLVKYPGFEFDLKARDPSCLPKEFPDTSGDKTCYFLEGYRHPTLSAHSPLVEHISEALKSISEQ, from the exons ATGGCTTGCCCCTTTTTTCGTCGCAGCGACTCGTTGGCGCGTCAGCCATCGGTTTGTGCGGAAACGAGCAACAACACTTGGCAATTGGAGGATGAAGAGCAGTCGGGCGATGCGTTGACACTGACACATTTGCAAATGGCCATACAGCTGCTCACAGCGCCATCG AATTCTGATTTGAATACCGCTGTTACGTCGCTTATTGCCAAGTACAGTCAAAGTTGGCCGAAGATTTCCAAATT ACGCATTGATTTGGACACACTGAAAAGTGTACCCAACTATGATTACTTGGCCGATATACAGGATATACTGCTGGAGATGGACGAATCGAGTGCTAGCGAAATTCTAGTGTTGCTCGGCGAGGAATTGATCACTTCGTGTTGCACTGGTATTATCGAGCGCGCCTTTCGTTGCCTCGGCACTGATCTGCAAGAGTTCCTTGGCTCACTAGATGGCGTTTATGATGTGCTAAAGCTGCAGGAG GAAGACGTCACCGACACCGGTTTCGTGTGCGCAGGCGATGGTGAGCTAATATTCACCTCTGAACGTCCTGTAATCGCTTGGCTGCTACTCGGCTCATTGAAGGCTCTAACCCGAATGCTATACAATGTGCAGGTCAATATTAAAATAGAACCGGTCGAAGGTGATTCGCGTCGCTATCGCTATTTATTTTCGTTGGTCAAGGAGTACACTGGTTCAACGGTACCGTTGCAGCGCAGTAGCGTCGAGATGGTTAAACCAACAGTTTTGCCAGCGCAGCGGAATAACTCGAGCAAAGCTGCCGATTTGGCGATGAATTCGAACACCTTTTGCAAGGCATTCCCCTGGCATTTCATTATGAATGAGAAACTGGAATTGCTGCAAATGG GTCGCGGTTTCAGTAAACTATACAAGCCACATATAACCGAACACGGTTGTCAGGCGACCACTTACTTTGACTTTAAACGACCCAAAGGTTTGACCATGAAATTCCGCGATATCGCTCGTCGTACATACACACCATTTTTGATTGCTTTAAAGAGTCCACCAAACATCAGTGAGTTTCCGGCGAAG GGTTTGGAAATCAAAGGACAAATGGTACATTGCCCTGAATCCAATTCGTTACTCTTCATGGGGTCACCATTTCTCGATGGTTTGGATGGTCTCACTTGTAATGGACTCTTCATATCGGATATTCCACTACACGATGCTACACGCGAAGTTATTTTGGTAGGCGAACAAGCACGTGCTCAGGATGGTTTGCGTCGTCGCATGGACAAATTGAAAAGCTCAATCGAAGAGGCCAATGCCGCCGTGGCTAAAGAGCGTAAAAAGAATGTCAGTCTATTGCATCTAATATTTCCAGCTGAGATAGCAGAACGCTTATGGTTGGGTGCCAGTATCGATGCCAAAACCTATCCGGATGTAACAATACTGTTCAGTGACATTGTTGGTTTTACCAGTATTTGTTCGCGTGCTACACCCTTCATGGTCATCAGTATGCTAGAGAGTTTGTATAAAGATTTCGATGAGTTCTGTGATCTCTTCGACGTGTACAAAGTGGAGACAATTGGCGATGCTTATTGCGTGGCTAGTGGTTTGCACCGAGCTTCGATCTATGATGCTCACAAGGTAGCATGGATGGCATTGAAGATGATCGTTGCTTGTGCCAAGCACATAACCCATGATG ATCAAGAAATCCAGATGCGCATTGGTCTGCACACCGGCACAGTGTTGGCTGGAGTCGTTGGTCGCAAAATGCCGCGTTATTGCCTTTTCGGGCATAATGTCACCATAGCCAATAAGTTTGAGTCCGGTAGCGAGGCTTGCAAAATAAACGTCAGCCCAACAACGAAGGA CTGGCTGGTCAAATATCCTGGTTTCGAGTTTGACTTGAAAGCACGAGATCCTTCCTGCTTGCCCAAAGAGTTTCCGGATACAAGTGGCGACAAGACATGCTACTTCCTTGAAGGTTATCGTCATCCAACACTAAGCGCGCATTCGCCCCTAGTGGAGCACATCAGCGAGGCGCTGAAGTCCATTTCGgagcaataa